A genomic segment from Rahnella aceris encodes:
- the prc gene encoding carboxy terminal-processing peptidase, which yields MNKFVRLSVIAGLLMAGAGLVNTSFAANESTPVTLAQLPNLTQDPQDATVSERVTARFTRSHYRQFDLNADFSAKIFDRYLNMLDYGHNVLMASDVAQFTDKRATLGEELKSGQLTTPYALFNLAQKRRFERYDYALKVLERPMDFTGNDTIELDRSKSPWPKDRAELDKLWDAKVKYDELNLKLTGKNDQEIRDVLSKRYHFAMKRLTQSNSEDVFQLVMNAFAHEIDPHTNYLSPRSTEQFNTEMSLSLEGIGAVLQGDDDYTVINSMVAGGPAAKSKAIAVGDRIVGVGQVQAGKQTPIVDVIGWRLDDVVALIKGPKGSKVRLQILPAGKNAKNHVITLTREKIRLEDRAVKMTIKNVGAQKVAVMDIPGFYVGLTDDVKVQLQKMAKQNVNSLVIDLRTNGGGALTEAVSLSGLFIPSGPVVQVRDNNGRIRQDSDTDGVVYYKGPLVVLVDRFSASASEIFAAAMQDYGRALIVGEPTFGKGTVQQYRSLNRIYDQMLRPEWPALGSVQYTIQKFYRINGGSTQRKGVTPDILMPTGIESIETGEKFEDNALPWDSINAATYTKLGDMKPFLPELLKMHEARIAQNPEFQYIQQDIARYKALKDKRNIASLNYAQRDKEDKEDDALRLNRLNERFKREGKKPLKSLDDLPKDYVAPDPYLDEADHIAVDLGKLEKSQVDQAPAK from the coding sequence ATGAACAAATTTGTCAGATTAAGCGTTATTGCGGGTCTGTTAATGGCAGGAGCCGGGCTGGTGAACACCAGCTTTGCTGCGAACGAGAGTACACCGGTGACTCTCGCTCAACTTCCTAATTTAACGCAGGATCCGCAGGATGCAACGGTGAGCGAGCGTGTGACTGCTCGTTTTACCCGTTCACATTATCGTCAGTTCGACCTTAATGCAGATTTCTCAGCGAAAATCTTCGACCGTTACCTCAACATGCTCGATTATGGCCATAACGTATTAATGGCTTCCGATGTCGCACAATTTACTGATAAACGTGCCACCTTGGGTGAGGAACTGAAATCCGGTCAGTTAACTACCCCCTATGCCTTATTCAATCTGGCTCAGAAACGCCGCTTTGAACGTTATGACTATGCGTTAAAAGTGCTTGAGCGCCCGATGGATTTTACGGGCAACGACACCATTGAACTTGATCGCAGTAAATCACCGTGGCCGAAAGACCGCGCTGAGCTGGACAAATTGTGGGATGCGAAAGTCAAATATGACGAGCTGAACCTCAAACTGACCGGCAAGAACGATCAGGAAATTCGCGATGTATTGTCTAAGCGTTATCATTTTGCGATGAAGCGTCTGACGCAAAGCAACAGCGAAGATGTCTTCCAACTGGTCATGAATGCCTTCGCGCACGAAATTGATCCGCACACCAACTATTTATCGCCTCGCAGCACTGAACAATTTAATACTGAAATGAGCCTGTCTCTGGAAGGTATTGGTGCGGTCTTGCAAGGTGACGACGATTATACAGTCATCAATTCGATGGTTGCTGGCGGCCCGGCGGCCAAAAGTAAAGCCATTGCAGTGGGTGACCGTATTGTGGGTGTCGGTCAGGTTCAGGCAGGAAAACAGACTCCGATTGTTGATGTGATCGGATGGCGTCTCGACGATGTGGTTGCGTTAATCAAAGGGCCAAAAGGCAGCAAAGTCCGTTTGCAGATCTTGCCAGCGGGTAAAAATGCCAAGAACCATGTGATTACGCTGACCCGCGAGAAGATTCGTCTCGAAGATCGCGCCGTCAAAATGACCATCAAAAATGTTGGCGCTCAAAAAGTCGCTGTGATGGACATTCCTGGCTTCTATGTTGGCCTGACAGATGACGTCAAAGTGCAGTTGCAGAAAATGGCTAAGCAGAACGTTAACAGCCTGGTTATCGATCTGCGCACCAACGGAGGGGGGGCGCTGACGGAAGCTGTTTCGCTGTCCGGTCTGTTTATCCCAAGTGGTCCGGTGGTTCAGGTACGCGATAATAATGGTCGCATCCGTCAGGACAGTGATACTGATGGCGTCGTTTACTACAAAGGCCCGCTGGTGGTTCTGGTTGACCGCTTCAGTGCTTCGGCATCAGAAATCTTCGCCGCCGCTATGCAGGATTATGGCCGTGCGCTGATTGTCGGTGAGCCGACCTTCGGTAAAGGTACGGTTCAGCAGTATCGTTCACTGAACCGCATTTACGACCAGATGCTGCGCCCTGAATGGCCTGCGCTCGGTTCTGTGCAATACACTATCCAGAAGTTCTATCGCATCAATGGCGGCAGTACTCAGCGTAAAGGGGTTACCCCGGATATCCTGATGCCAACCGGTATTGAATCGATTGAAACCGGCGAGAAGTTCGAAGATAACGCACTTCCGTGGGATAGTATTAATGCGGCAACCTACACCAAATTAGGCGACATGAAACCGTTCCTGCCTGAATTGCTGAAAATGCATGAAGCCCGTATTGCGCAAAATCCTGAGTTCCAGTACATCCAGCAAGATATCGCGCGTTACAAGGCGCTGAAAGACAAACGTAACATTGCCTCTCTGAATTACGCCCAGCGTGATAAAGAAGATAAAGAGGATGATGCACTGCGTCTTAATCGCCTGAATGAACGCTTCAAGCGTGAAGGCAAGAAGCCGCTGAAATCTCTCGACGATCTGCCGAAAGATTATGTTGCTCCGGATCCTTACCTTGATGAAGCCGACCATATTGCTGTCGATCTCGGCAAGCTGGAAAAGTCTCAGGTTGATCAGGCCCCGGCAAAATAA
- the proQ gene encoding RNA chaperone ProQ — protein MENQPKLNSSKEVIAFLAERFPLCFTAEGEARPLKIGIFADLVARVQGEENLSKTQLRSALRLYTSSWRYLYGVKVGAERVDLDGNSCGVLEEQHVEHARKQLEEAKARVQAQRAEQQAKRREAGETAEPRRPRPAAKKPAPRRENAPAAVAGQENRKPRTPRPPREEKREPRHVPVTDISKLQIGQEIKVRAGQSAMDATVLEIAKDGVRVQLSSGLAMIVRAEHLQF, from the coding sequence ATGGAAAATCAACCTAAGTTGAACAGTAGTAAAGAAGTCATCGCCTTTTTGGCTGAGCGGTTCCCGCTCTGTTTTACCGCCGAAGGCGAAGCACGCCCATTAAAGATCGGTATCTTTGCGGATTTGGTCGCGCGCGTGCAAGGTGAAGAGAATCTGAGCAAAACTCAGTTACGCTCTGCTCTGCGCCTGTATACCTCAAGCTGGCGTTATCTGTACGGCGTTAAAGTCGGTGCAGAACGTGTTGATCTTGATGGTAATTCATGTGGCGTTCTTGAAGAACAGCACGTAGAACATGCCCGTAAACAGTTGGAAGAAGCGAAAGCCCGTGTTCAGGCACAACGTGCGGAACAACAGGCTAAACGTCGTGAAGCCGGTGAAACCGCTGAGCCACGTCGTCCACGTCCGGCCGCTAAAAAACCTGCGCCGCGTCGTGAAAATGCGCCCGCAGCTGTGGCTGGCCAGGAAAATCGCAAACCACGTACACCTCGCCCACCGCGTGAGGAAAAACGTGAACCGCGTCATGTGCCAGTAACAGACATTTCAAAACTGCAAATTGGCCAGGAAATCAAAGTCAGAGCAGGTCAGAGTGCGATGGATGCAACCGTATTGGAAATTGCCAAAGACGGTGTTCGCGTTCAACTCTCTTCGGGTCTGGCGATGATTGTACGCGCAGAACATTTGCAGTTCTGA
- a CDS encoding GAF domain-containing protein encodes MNKEAFYTELKRDLNALIAGENNFIATLSNASALLFERLDGVNWVGFYLLDGTTLVLGPFQGKIACVRIPVGKGVCGTAVAENAVQRVGDVHAFPGHIACDAASNAEIVLPVAVNGTVIGVLDIDSTVYQRFDEADELGLTELVSGLCQHLESCDAEKYVNLIVS; translated from the coding sequence ATGAATAAAGAAGCATTCTACACGGAATTAAAACGTGATTTGAACGCGTTGATCGCCGGAGAAAACAATTTTATTGCTACTCTGTCGAACGCAAGTGCCTTACTTTTTGAACGTCTTGATGGCGTCAACTGGGTAGGTTTTTATCTGCTGGACGGCACAACACTCGTGCTGGGGCCATTCCAGGGTAAAATTGCCTGCGTGCGTATTCCGGTAGGAAAAGGCGTCTGCGGTACCGCAGTAGCGGAAAATGCTGTACAGCGTGTGGGCGATGTTCATGCCTTCCCCGGGCATATCGCCTGTGATGCAGCAAGTAATGCCGAAATTGTTCTGCCAGTGGCCGTTAATGGCACAGTGATCGGCGTATTAGACATTGATAGCACCGTTTATCAACGCTTCGATGAAGCGGATGAACTGGGGCTGACAGAGTTAGTCAGCGGGCTTTGCCAGCATCTCGAAAGCTGCGATGCTGAAAAATATGTCAATCTGATCGTAAGTTGA
- the yebS gene encoding membrane integrity lipid transport subunit YebS, with protein sequence MKINTISVQLPHVRYQRCHECDYLFSLPALKRTQTAHCPRCNAKVEKGKVCSLPRLITMAISILLLMPFAYTEPLISIRLLGTRIDASLLEGIWQMSRQGDPVTASMVAFCTIGAPLTLAVSILYLHFGSKLGMNLKPVLLMLDRLKDWVMLDIYLIGMAVASIKVKEYADINAGVALAAYLMMTVMVTMTMINLNIEQLWEEFYPQRRPKGVPSSLRLCIACKFTGLPDEHGRCPRCHVPMQRRYKHSLQKTWAALIAAMMFLIPANLLPISIIYANGQQLKDTIFSGVVSLATSGNIPIAAIVFIASVLVPFTKVIVMLTLLLSIHFKAIQGLKTRIRLLRLVTWIGRWSMLDLFVISLMMSLVNRDQLLSFTMGPAAFYFGSAVILTILAVEWLDSRLIWDAHATGNAEYTD encoded by the coding sequence ATGAAAATAAACACAATATCAGTCCAGTTACCGCATGTTCGCTACCAGCGGTGCCATGAATGCGATTACCTTTTCTCGCTTCCGGCGCTGAAACGGACGCAAACTGCACATTGCCCGCGCTGTAATGCCAAAGTGGAAAAAGGCAAAGTTTGCTCCCTTCCCCGGCTGATCACTATGGCCATCAGCATTTTGCTGCTGATGCCTTTCGCTTATACCGAACCACTGATCAGCATCCGTCTGCTTGGCACGCGTATTGACGCCAGCCTGCTTGAAGGCATCTGGCAGATGTCGCGTCAGGGCGATCCGGTCACGGCAAGTATGGTCGCGTTTTGCACCATCGGTGCGCCGCTGACACTCGCTGTTTCAATTCTTTATCTGCATTTTGGCAGCAAGCTGGGGATGAATCTCAAACCTGTATTGCTGATGCTTGACCGCCTGAAAGACTGGGTGATGTTGGATATTTATCTGATTGGCATGGCGGTCGCCAGCATCAAGGTCAAAGAATATGCGGATATCAATGCCGGAGTTGCACTGGCCGCGTATCTGATGATGACTGTGATGGTCACAATGACGATGATTAATCTTAATATTGAGCAGCTGTGGGAGGAGTTTTATCCGCAGCGCAGGCCAAAGGGCGTACCGTCTTCACTGCGTTTGTGCATTGCCTGTAAATTTACCGGATTACCGGATGAACACGGGCGCTGTCCACGCTGTCATGTTCCCATGCAACGACGCTACAAACACAGTCTGCAAAAAACCTGGGCGGCGTTGATTGCGGCCATGATGTTTTTAATCCCGGCCAATTTGCTGCCGATTTCCATCATTTACGCCAACGGGCAGCAACTGAAGGACACTATTTTCTCCGGTGTCGTTTCGCTTGCCACTTCAGGGAATATCCCGATTGCCGCAATTGTGTTTATTGCCAGCGTACTGGTGCCTTTTACTAAAGTGATTGTGATGCTGACACTGTTACTCAGCATCCATTTTAAAGCGATTCAGGGACTGAAAACGCGCATCCGTTTACTGCGACTGGTCACCTGGATAGGACGCTGGTCGATGCTGGATTTGTTTGTTATTTCATTAATGATGTCGCTGGTAAACCGTGACCAGCTTTTGTCTTTTACTATGGGTCCGGCCGCCTTTTACTTTGGCTCTGCCGTAATTCTGACCATTCTTGCCGTTGAATGGCTTGATAGCCGCTTGATTTGGGATGCACATGCAACAGGAAACGCCGAATACACCGACTGA